Proteins encoded within one genomic window of Triticum aestivum cultivar Chinese Spring chromosome 2D, IWGSC CS RefSeq v2.1, whole genome shotgun sequence:
- the LOC123053671 gene encoding BTB/POZ and TAZ domain-containing protein 2, translating to MTLCADFDALRASAADVRIVTSDGQSIAAHSCVLASASPVLERMIDRARRGWGADCTIRVLGVSFDAVRAFLHFLYSAKVAPEEEELVGAHGAQLLALAHAYRVGWLKRAAEAAVSARLTPERAVDMLKLARLCDARRLYLHCARLAAKDFSAVERSDGWRFARRHDAALQLELLQLLEDADQRKERWARERAAQEACRQLGEAMASLDHIFPSDGPARGDAPCDKAGCTCRGLQLLMRHFATCARKAAPGGCARCKRMLQLFRLHASVCDRPDKACRVPLCSHFKAKAQTEKEDKTWRLLVKKVTRAKVMSSLADRKVVPEVVVMSWTMYNGRVAKLR from the exons ATGACGTTGTGCGCCGATTTCGATGCGCTCCGGGCGTCGGCGGCGGACGTGCGGATCGTCACGTCGGACGGACAGAGTATCGCGGCTCATTCCTGCGTTCTT GCCTCGGCGTCGCCGGTACTGGAGCGCATGATCGACAGGGCGCGGCGCGGGTGGGGCGCCGATTGCACCATCCGCGTCCTCGGCGTCTCCTTCGACGCCGTCCGCGCCTTCCTCCATTTCCTCTACTCCGCCAAGGtagcaccggaggaggaggagctggtgggcgcGCACGGCGCGCAGCTGCTGGCGCTGGCGCACGCGTACCGGGTGGGATGGCTGAAGCGGGCGGCGGAGGCCGCGGTGTCGGCGCGGCTCACGCCAGAGCGCGCTGTCGACATGCTTAAGCTCGCCAGGCTCTGCGACGCGCGGCGGCTGTACCTGCACTGCGCGCGGCTCGCCGCCAAGGACTTCTCCGCCGTCGAGCGGTCGGACGGGTGGCGCTTCGCCCGCCGCCACGACGCCGCGCTCCAGCTCGAGCTCCTCCAGCTCCTGGAGGACGCTGACCAGCGCAAGGAGCGGTGGGCGCGCGAGAGGGCCGCGCAGGAGGCGTGCCGGCAGCTCGGCGAGGCCATGGCCTCCCTCGATCACATCTTCCCCAGCGACGGCCCCGCCCGCGGGGACGCGCCGTGCGACAAGGCAGGGTGCACATGCCGGGGCCTGCAGCTGCTGATGCGGCACTTCGCGACGTGCGCGAGAAAGGCCGCGCCGGGCGGCTGCGCGCGGTGCAAGCGCATGCTGCAGCTCTTCCGCCTCCACGCCTCCGTCTGCGACCGGCCGGACAAGGCCTGCCGTGTGCCGCTCTGCAG CCATTTCAAGGCGAAGGCGCAGACGGAGAAAGAGGACAAGACATGGCGGCTTCTGGTGAAGAAGGTGACGAGGGCGAAGGTGATGTCCTCCTTGGCTGATAGGAAGGTGGTGCCGGAGGTTGTGGTCATGTCGTGGACGATGTACAACGGCAGAGTGGCCAAGTTGAGATGA